Genomic window (Armatimonadota bacterium):
GCCGCGTGACGCTCCAGTCCAACAACGTCAAGCGAGCGCTTCACGGCACGACTTTCACTTTCACCATCGACAGCGTAAGTCTCGCGGGCTGGAGCTACGATTCTGGCTCGAACCTCGAAACCAGCGATTCCATCTCCGTTCCTTGAGCGCGGCTGACGCCAGCGTTGCAGGCTACGGACCAGTGCCACGGAGGCCTGCCGTTCTGGGCTGGGTCGGGCTCCCCAGCAACTCCGCCACCTGCCGGCGCAGGTCTTCGGCGTCCATATGCGTATAGCGCTGGGTGGTGGTGACGCTGGAGTGGCCGAGCAACTCCTGCACCGCGCGCAGGTTGGGCCGGGCGCGCAAGGCGTGGGTAGCAAACGTGTGGCGCAGCAGGTGCGGCCCCGAGCGGTCGGTCACCCCGATGCGCCGCAGATATCGGTTGACCAGCAGGGCCACTCCCCGCACCGAAAAGCGCTCCCCGCTGCGGTTGAGGAACAGCGCGGGGTTATCATCCTCGCGTCGGGCCAGGTAGTCCTCCAGCGTATGGCGGGCATGGGCATTGACCGGCACCCAGCGCAGGCGCCGCCCCTTGCCGACCAGTTGCACCTGGCCCCAGCCATCGGCGGGCAACTGCACATCCGCGCGGTTGAGCGCGCACAGCTCCCCGACCCGCAGGCCGGTGTTGTAGAGGAAAGCCAGCAGCGCCAGGTCGCGCACGCCGGTTGGAGTGTCAGTGTGCGGCTCGGCCAGCAGGCGATCCACCTCCTCCACGGTCAGATGCTTCGGCGCGAGAGTCGGCCCGACGCGGATCGAGCGCAAGCTCATGGCCGGGCTGGAGTCCAGCACGCGGTTGTCTACCAGAAAGTTGAAGAGCGACCGCGTGGCGGCGATGGCGTGGTTGATGCTGGAGGGCGCGCGCCCGGCTTGCTGCTGAGCGCGGAAGAACTCCCGCAAGTCGGCGGGGTGCACCTGGTCGAGTCGCGCCGGCAGCGCCGCCAGCAACGGCTCCAGGTCGCGGCGATAAGAGCGCACCGAATGCGGCGAGCGCCCCTCCAGCGCCAGCGCATCCAGAAACTCGCTCAGCAGAGACCGAGTCTGCCGCCTGCTCCCTACCTCCCTCCTACCTACCTTCCCTGATCCTCCCTTGGTCATCCTGCCCTCCTCGCACGCGTGGCGTGCATCCTATAAGTACATAGGGAGGATGTTTAGCCGAAGATGTCAAGGCCAAGGGGCAGGCGATAGGAGTCATCTTGGCGACGACTTGGCGCACAGACGCGCCGACAGCGCCGCGAAGGGCCGGAGGGCGAGGCATAGCCGCGGGCCGCGCCCGAAAGCGCGACACGGGCGCCCACGGCGCGCCGTTCGCGGCCTCGCGCACCCCCGATGTCTGCTGCGGCCGCAGGGAAGCCATCCTGGCGCGGTGAAAAGCGCTCCAGATTCGGGCGCTGGTGGCCAGGCGCGAGCACCCCTGCAAGCTCGCGCGGAGGGATCAAGGTGCAAGAGCAAGGACACCGACGGTGTACCTCAATTCATCCCTTGACTTGTTCCATGATTGTTGAACCTGAACACCGGAAAGTGCCGTTGTGCGCTTTTCGTGCGTGTGCCGAACAGGATGGCAGATTGTGACCAACGAATCAGCCAAATAGCGCTGGGCCCGCATGGGGCGAATCCGCGGAAGACGGCACGCGGCCAAGCGTAAGAAACACAACGTGCCGGCTGCAAAGGAGGGTACCATCGTGGCAATGGGCGTTTTCGGCTGGGCGGTCACGCTTGCGGTGGGCATCGGCTTGGGCCTGCTGACCCGCGCGTCCGTGTGCGTAGGTGCACGCACGGGACTTTGGTGGGCTGCAGTACTCGCCGGTCTGGCGGGCGCTGTGGCTGGACGACTTGTGATCGATGTCGCCTTTTCCGGCTGGCACTCGCCCTTCTTGGGCGGAGTATTTGGCGCACTTTTCCTATCTTTTGTTTGGGCGGCGGCCATGCGCATCACCGCACCGCCCACTGGAAACTGAGTGGGGTCACGGACTGAGAGCGAAACGGCTCAAGCCGGTAGCAGCGGGCTACTGCGTCCGTGTTAAGTGGGCTTGGGACACCGGTTTCCGGGCGAACGGTGGTCTTACTGACCTGAGAGGAGAGCAGGGGAGCTACGTGGCGGTGGGGTTGCAGCCGGACGGAGAGAGAGTTCGCGACCGCAACTTCCTACTCCAAAACGCCCTGTCATCGAAATCTTTGACCTCGTCCGAAGCAGAGAGAGTTTCGATCCCAGGTCGCTTTCCTCCACCACGCCTGCCTGAACAAACCGTCACCGGACGGTTTGTTCAGCATCCTCGTATTTCACCCAGCAACGCAGATGATTGGGAAATATATCTGACTTTATGACAGATATACTTGACATTATGCCATATATATATTACACTAACGGCATCACACCCTGGGGATTGGGGCTTCGATGCGATGAAATCAGAGTTGCGCGTTCGCAACCGGGTCAAACTGGCCCGGGTGGAATGCGGATATACGCAGCAGGGATTGGCGGATCTGATCGGGGTGACCCGGCAGACCATCGGGTTGATCGAGGCGGAACAGTATAACCCGACGATCATCCTGTGCCTGCGCCTGGCGCAGGCGCTGCACAGATCGTTGACCGATCTTTTCTGGGCGGAGGAACCCGAATGAGCAACCATTCTGATGAACGCATCACCGCCACGCACCAGCGTTGGGCAGCGCGCGGCTTCTGGTTCTTGTTCATCGCGCTGCCAACAGACCTACTGGTGCGCGTTTTGCTCCTGAAACAGGAACCTCGGCAATACCTGGACATTGCGTTGATCTGGATGGCGGCGATGCTATACGTCGGCATCGGGATGACGGCGAGCGGCGTGGCGCCGTTCGGAGGGAAACGGTCGAAGTCTTGGCTGGTCATACTGATCATCGCGGTGGGGGGTCCCGTAGAGCTGACGCTGATGGGCATGGTACACACGCTGGCCGATCTCATCGCCATTATCATCAGCGGGACCGCCGGCGCCTTCGTGATGCTTATCATTTTGCGGGTCATTTATGGTGTGTGGGAACGCAAAGCCCTCGGACGTGGACCACGAGAAGAATGATCAGCGACCGTTCAGTGTCTTGGGGAGCTTGTTCATTGGGGAGAATTAGGGAGATTAGGGAAATTAGGGACAGCTACAATACTGTTTACTTAATGACTTGGCGGTGTGCTCACTCCCGCGGGCTGAGGAGGCCGCCGAGGAGGGTGATGACGGCGATGCCGACCGCGGCCAGCACCGGAATGCCGACCCACAGCTTGATGGTGCTCGAAACCGTGGTGGACAGCATGAACAACGCGGTCGCGATCTCCAGCGCCCCCAGTATCACCGCCAGGGAGACGCGATTGTAGAGCACATTGCGATAGGCCAGCGCGTGCTCGCCCTCCTCGGCCGCTACGCGCACCCGCAGCGTGCCGCGGCGCAGCTCGCCCAGCACCTGGTTGAGGCGCTCCGGCAGGGCGCCCAGATTGCGCGCCAGGTCGCGCCCAAGCTCGGACAGGTCCTCGACCAGGTGGTGCGGGCTCAGGCGCTCGCGCCGCAAGCGTTCGATGACCGGAGAGGCGGCCTGGTCGAACTCGAAATCGCGATCCAGCTCGCGGCAAATGCCCTCGGTCATCACCAGCGCCTTGCCCAGCTGCGAGAGCTCCCAGGGCACCGGGATGCGGTGGCGCGACATGAGCGCCACCACGCGCATGAAGAGCTCGCCCAGGGGAAACTCGTGCCGCGGCAAGAAATGGTACCTGGTGAACAGGCGTCGCAGATCGCGGCGCAGGCCGCCGACCTCCTGGTGCTCGCCCATCATGCCCATGTCCGCGATCTCGTCCAGGGCCCCCTGCGAGTCCTGCCTCATCAGCGCCAGCACGAGGCTGATCAGCGACCGCCGGAACCGCCGGTCGAGGCGCCCCACCATGCCGAAGTCCAGCAGCACCAGGGCGCCGTCCCCCCGCACCCACACGTTGCCCTGGTGCGGGTCGCCGTGGAATAACCCGTCCACAAAGATCTGCTGCAACATGCATTGGGCGAAGCGCTGCGCGAGCTGGGGCAAGTCCACCCCGAGCCGGCTCAGCTCCTGGGTGCGGTCAATGCGCAGCCCATGCACCCGTTCCATCGTCAGCACGCGCTGCGTAGTCAGCTCCCACACCACCTGCGGCACCTGCACCCACGACAGCTCGCGCAGGTTGTCGCGGACGGTCTGCGCGCTGTGGGCCTCGATCCGGTACCGCAGCTCATCGCGCAGGAGGGAGCTGAACTCATCCACCAGCCCCGGCAAGTCGAAGCGGCGCAAGGCCTGAGAGCGCAGGTGCAGAAAGTCGGCCGCATCGCGCATGATGGCGAGGTCGGTTTCGATCGCCGCCGAGATCCCCGGCCGCTGCACCTTGACCGTCACCGCGCGCCCATCTCGGGTCTGGGCGGCGTGCACCTGGCCGATGGAGGCGGAGGATAAGGGCTCCGGGTCGAAGGACGCAAAGAGCTGCTCCGGCGGCGCTCCCAGCTCCCGCGCAACTTCGGCCGCCACCGGGCGGTACGGTACCGGCGGCGCCTCATCCTGGAGCTTGCGCAGTTCATGGATGAACCGCGGAGGCAGGATATCCTCGCGGCTGCTCAGCACCTGCCCGAGCTTGATGAAAGTCGGGCCCAGCTCCCCCAGTGCCAGACGCAGGCGCTCGGCCAGGGACAAGGGATGCTCGCGCCCCCGCAGTCGAGCCCGCCAGCGGCTGACCGGTATCAGCCGGTCGAGGCCGAACTGGATCGCCAGGTACCCGAAGCCGTACTTGACCAGGATGCCGGATACCTCGCGCAGACGCCGCAGGTTGCGCAGTCGCGTGTGCAGCACCAAGGTGCCCTCATAAGGCGGCCACGGGCAGCCGGAACGGGATGCCACGCCATCGCAAGGGCCGCGACTCGAGGGTGCGCCCCGAATCGTGGCGGAGCGGTACTACTGAGGCAGCTCGTGCGGCGCTTGCCCCGCCGCCGACCGCGCCTCGAGGCGATCGAGGCGCTGCTGCAGCTCCCCGATGCGCGCGCGCGCGTGTCGGAGCTCGGAGGCGCGCGCGAGGTCCGCCTTGTCAATCGCCCGTTCCACCGCCTCCGCAGCCAGCTTCTCCAGGCGCTCCTTCTGCTCCTTGCCGCGTTCGATCATCCGTTCGAGCAGTTGTTTGCCCTCCTGCCTGCTGACCTCGCCCTTGGCGACCAGTTCATCCATCGCCTTCTGCGCCGCCTCCTTGGTCAGCATCACCGCGCCCACGCCCAGGTCTAAAGAGCGCGCCAGGACGTCGCGCCAGGACAGGTGCTCGCCCTCGCCTTCATGCTTCATGTCGCTGCCTCCTCTCATGGGCCGACAATGTTGATCTCCTCGCCGCAGTGCGTGCACTTGCCCGCCCGCACCCCGGTCACTCGCGCCGAGAACTCGCTGCGCGCGACCATCGTCATCCCGCACGCCGGACAGGCCGTATCCTCGCCGCCGGCGCCCGCCACGTTGCCGAGATAGACGTAGTGAAGCTTCTCCTTGGCGATGGCGAGCGCCCGCTGCAGGGTCGAGGGCGGCGTCGGCGGCGCGTCAAGCCGGTACGCCGGATGATAGCGCGAGAAGTGCAAGGGGATGGCCGCGTCAACTCCCGCGACCCAATCCACCAGCGCCCGCAGCTCGTCGTCAGAGTCGTTGCGGCCAGGGATGACGAGGTTGGTCAACTCCACCAGGCATCCGGCCGCGTGCGCGATCTCCACCGTCCGCCGCACCGGCGCCGCGCGGCCCTTGCACAGCGTGCGATAGAAATCATCGCCGAAGCTCTTGACATCAATGTTCATCGCATCCACCGCCGGCAGCAGCTGGCGCAGCGGCTCCTCGTTGATGTAGCCGTTAGTGACGAGGACGATCTTCAGCCCGCGCTCGCGCGCCAGCAAGGCGGTGTCATAGACATACTCGTACCAGATCAGCGGTTCGTTGTAGGTGAAGGCGAGGCCCAGGTTGTGCTGATCGCGCAGCGCCAGCTCCACCGCTTGGGGCGGCGTCAGCTCGCGCGTGGGCGCCGCGTCCTGAGAGATCTGCCAGTTCTGGCAGAAGTCGCAGGCCAGGTTGCACCCCAGCGTGCCCAGCGACAGGATCCACGACCCGGGATAGAAGTGGTAGAGCGGCTTCTTCTCGATGGGGTCGAGGTTGATCGAGGTGACGCGGGAGTAGGTGAGGGCATAGAGCCGGCCGCCGCGGTGTCGGCGCACGCGGCAGATGCCGGTCTGGCCATCGGCGATGCGGCACTGGTGGGGGCACAGCCGGCAGTGAACCCGGCCCTCCACCGCGGGGTCGTAGAACGCGCACTGCTTGTCGCTGTCGAGCGCATACTCGCTCACGGGCAGTCCTCCGGCGGGCATCGCAGCCGCGTCGCTGATTATACCTGGCCCCCTGGGGCGAGACAAGGCCGCGCGCGTGCCCCGTGGTGCTGTGCGCAGACAAACGGAGCCGCTGTCGTTGTGGGCGGCCAGGATACGGCGGTGCGCGTGAAGAACCAACCAATGGGCGGTCCGACCGGTCGGGGCGAGATAACCGCGACTTCGGCGAAGTCGCGTCCTTGAGTGACGAGGCGATGAAGGTATCCGAGTTCCAGCGGTTGATCGAACAGATATACCTCGAGCGAGACCGCCGACGCGGCCTCGGCGGCACCTTCATGTGGTTTTGCGAGGAGACGGGGGAGCTGGCGCAGGCGCTGCGCGTGGGTGATGCGGCCCAACTACGGGCGGAGTTCGCCGACGCGCTGGCGTGGCTGGCGACCCTCGCAAGCATCGCGGGAGTGGACCTCGAGGCGGCGGCGCGAGACAAGTACGCGTCGGGGTGCCCGAAGTGCGCCGCCATCCCCTGTCGCTGTGAGGAGGTGGCCGGGCCATGTCGCGGCGAGTCTTGAGGATCATCGTGGGGGCCCTGGTGCTGTGCGCGCTGGGGGCGGCGGCGGTGTACGCAAGACGGTGCAGCGACCGCGCCACATTGAAGATCGCCTATATGGACGCGGCCGCCGAAGCGGAGGGCAGGGGAGACTGGTCCGCTGCCGCCACCGCGTATCGCAAGGCGCTGGCGGTTGACCGGAGATACCTGCCGGCGCGCACCGGGCTCGCCGAGATGTACAGCCAGCAAGGGCGCGAGGACCTGGCGCTGCGCGAGTACCGCCGCGGCGTGGCGGCCGATCCACGCAACCCGGACGCGCACGTGGCGGTGGCGCACTGGTGTATCGAGCATCACCGCTACGCGGGCGCGGCAGCGGCGCTCAAGCAGGCCATCCGCTTGGCGCCGCGCGAGACCTTCCCGAGGGTGCTGCTGGTGCACGTATGCCGGTGGAACGGCCAGTTCGCACAAGCGCGGGATCAGCTCGCGGAGCTGGAGAAGCTGAGCCCCGGTTCGCCGGACCTGCGCCGGGCGCGGAGGGCCACGGAGCGCCAGGCGCAGCGGGCTCGGAATGAGGCGGCGTCGAAGAGAAACCAGGCCCAGCCTACCGCCGCGCGCTAGGCGCCGCGACGAGTCGGGGCCGAGACCGGTTCAGTCACCGCGCTCGGGCACCACCGGTTTTTCCATCACCCATCCCATGGGCTCGAGGGCCACCCGCTGGAAGCCCGCGGCTTCACAGACGGTGATCGCCGGGTGGTTGCTTTCCTGTAGGCAGATTCGCAGCGAGCGCAGGCCGCGTTGCGCGGCGGCCCGGCCGACCTCGTCCAAGAGCATGGTTGCGAACCCGCGGTTGCGGTA
Coding sequences:
- a CDS encoding helix-turn-helix transcriptional regulator; translated protein: MKSELRVRNRVKLARVECGYTQQGLADLIGVTRQTIGLIEAEQYNPTIILCLRLAQALHRSLTDLFWAEEPE
- a CDS encoding DUF6773 family protein, whose protein sequence is MSNHSDERITATHQRWAARGFWFLFIALPTDLLVRVLLLKQEPRQYLDIALIWMAAMLYVGIGMTASGVAPFGGKRSKSWLVILIIAVGGPVELTLMGMVHTLADLIAIIISGTAGAFVMLIILRVIYGVWERKALGRGPREE
- a CDS encoding tetratricopeptide repeat protein; its protein translation is MSRRVLRIIVGALVLCALGAAAVYARRCSDRATLKIAYMDAAAEAEGRGDWSAAATAYRKALAVDRRYLPARTGLAEMYSQQGREDLALREYRRGVAADPRNPDAHVAVAHWCIEHHRYAGAAAALKQAIRLAPRETFPRVLLVHVCRWNGQFAQARDQLAELEKLSPGSPDLRRARRATERQAQRARNEAASKRNQAQPTAAR
- a CDS encoding AarF/ABC1/UbiB kinase family protein, with the protein product MLHTRLRNLRRLREVSGILVKYGFGYLAIQFGLDRLIPVSRWRARLRGREHPLSLAERLRLALGELGPTFIKLGQVLSSREDILPPRFIHELRKLQDEAPPVPYRPVAAEVARELGAPPEQLFASFDPEPLSSASIGQVHAAQTRDGRAVTVKVQRPGISAAIETDLAIMRDAADFLHLRSQALRRFDLPGLVDEFSSLLRDELRYRIEAHSAQTVRDNLRELSWVQVPQVVWELTTQRVLTMERVHGLRIDRTQELSRLGVDLPQLAQRFAQCMLQQIFVDGLFHGDPHQGNVWVRGDGALVLLDFGMVGRLDRRFRRSLISLVLALMRQDSQGALDEIADMGMMGEHQEVGGLRRDLRRLFTRYHFLPRHEFPLGELFMRVVALMSRHRIPVPWELSQLGKALVMTEGICRELDRDFEFDQAASPVIERLRRERLSPHHLVEDLSELGRDLARNLGALPERLNQVLGELRRGTLRVRVAAEEGEHALAYRNVLYNRVSLAVILGALEIATALFMLSTTVSSTIKLWVGIPVLAAVGIAVITLLGGLLSPRE
- a CDS encoding MazG nucleotide pyrophosphohydrolase domain-containing protein, with protein sequence MSDEAMKVSEFQRLIEQIYLERDRRRGLGGTFMWFCEETGELAQALRVGDAAQLRAEFADALAWLATLASIAGVDLEAAARDKYASGCPKCAAIPCRCEEVAGPCRGES
- the amrS gene encoding AmmeMemoRadiSam system radical SAM enzyme; protein product: MSEYALDSDKQCAFYDPAVEGRVHCRLCPHQCRIADGQTGICRVRRHRGGRLYALTYSRVTSINLDPIEKKPLYHFYPGSWILSLGTLGCNLACDFCQNWQISQDAAPTRELTPPQAVELALRDQHNLGLAFTYNEPLIWYEYVYDTALLARERGLKIVLVTNGYINEEPLRQLLPAVDAMNIDVKSFGDDFYRTLCKGRAAPVRRTVEIAHAAGCLVELTNLVIPGRNDSDDELRALVDWVAGVDAAIPLHFSRYHPAYRLDAPPTPPSTLQRALAIAKEKLHYVYLGNVAGAGGEDTACPACGMTMVARSEFSARVTGVRAGKCTHCGEEINIVGP
- a CDS encoding tyrosine-type recombinase/integrase produces the protein MTKGGSGKVGRREVGSRRQTRSLLSEFLDALALEGRSPHSVRSYRRDLEPLLAALPARLDQVHPADLREFFRAQQQAGRAPSSINHAIAATRSLFNFLVDNRVLDSSPAMSLRSIRVGPTLAPKHLTVEEVDRLLAEPHTDTPTGVRDLALLAFLYNTGLRVGELCALNRADVQLPADGWGQVQLVGKGRRLRWVPVNAHARHTLEDYLARREDDNPALFLNRSGERFSVRGVALLVNRYLRRIGVTDRSGPHLLRHTFATHALRARPNLRAVQELLGHSSVTTTQRYTHMDAEDLRRQVAELLGSPTQPRTAGLRGTGP